A genomic segment from Ramlibacter agri encodes:
- a CDS encoding 2-methylaconitate cis-trans isomerase PrpF family protein — protein MSAHQVSFPTVYMRGGTSRALFFKVSDLPAERAAWDAIFCAALGTPDPHGRQLDGMGGGISSLSKIAIIGPSTRADADIDYTFAQVPIGSTVVQYKGNCGNISSAVGPFAVDEGLVPVEGDAATVRIHNTNTGKVIVSKFPLAGGRAAVDGDFVLTGVAGAGAPVRLSFLEPGGAVTGKLLPTGMRKEMLELEGFPSVEVSVVDAANPVVMLRADAIGLHGGEKPSELDANQRVLEHCEAIRRAAAVRIGIARDLADARERVRSLPQVALLSPPAVQGCHLRVRVMSTGQPHRATPLTGGMCVATALQLQGTVADAVGLRPQGEDVAIEHPSGTLHVAAKLEQREGEPFVAETAVYRTARRLMEGSVFVPVSKILEAKP, from the coding sequence ATGAGCGCCCACCAGGTCTCGTTTCCCACCGTGTACATGCGGGGCGGCACGAGCCGCGCGCTGTTCTTCAAGGTGTCCGACCTGCCTGCGGAGCGCGCGGCGTGGGACGCGATCTTCTGCGCCGCCCTCGGCACGCCCGACCCGCATGGGCGGCAGCTGGATGGAATGGGCGGCGGCATCTCCTCGCTGTCGAAGATCGCGATCATCGGCCCGTCGACTCGCGCCGACGCGGACATCGACTACACCTTCGCGCAGGTCCCGATCGGCTCCACCGTCGTCCAGTACAAGGGCAACTGCGGCAACATCTCGTCCGCCGTAGGTCCCTTCGCGGTCGATGAAGGCCTGGTCCCAGTGGAAGGCGACGCCGCCACCGTCCGCATCCACAACACGAACACCGGCAAGGTGATCGTCTCGAAGTTTCCGCTGGCAGGCGGGCGCGCGGCGGTGGACGGCGACTTCGTCCTCACCGGGGTAGCAGGCGCGGGTGCGCCGGTGCGTCTCTCCTTCCTGGAGCCTGGCGGCGCCGTCACCGGCAAGCTGTTGCCTACGGGCATGCGGAAGGAAATGCTGGAGCTCGAAGGCTTTCCCTCGGTGGAGGTGAGCGTCGTGGACGCTGCAAACCCGGTGGTCATGCTGCGCGCCGACGCCATCGGCCTGCATGGCGGCGAGAAGCCGTCCGAGCTCGATGCGAACCAGCGGGTGCTCGAACACTGCGAGGCCATTCGCCGGGCCGCCGCGGTCCGCATCGGGATCGCACGCGACCTGGCCGATGCGCGCGAGCGCGTCCGCAGCCTGCCGCAGGTGGCCCTGCTGTCGCCGCCCGCGGTGCAAGGCTGCCACCTGCGCGTGCGCGTCATGTCGACCGGCCAGCCCCATCGCGCGACGCCGCTGACGGGGGGCATGTGCGTGGCGACCGCGCTGCAGCTGCAAGGGACAGTGGCCGATGCGGTCGGCCTGCGGCCGCAGGGCGAGGACGTGGCGATCGAGCATCCGTCCGGCACCTTGCACGTCGCGGCGAAGCTGGAGCAGCGCGAGGGTGAGCCTTTCGTGGCGGAGACGGCGGTGTACCGCACGGCCCGCCGCCTGATGGAGGGCAGCGTGTTCGTTCCCGTCTCGAAGATCCTGGAGGCCAAGCCATGA
- the acnA gene encoding aconitate hydratase AcnA, translating into MTAATTRPPTSFLRPVPVPGQQVVQGYSLAAAAPGVALDRLPYCVRVLAENVLRHIGQNGLTSDDLMALLAWKPDQAEPIEVPFHPGRVLMQDYTGIPALVDLATLRNGMQDAGGSPRSVNPQIPVDLVIDHSMVVDVAGRPDALLRNMELEFSRNSERFALAKWAQRTFDNVRVVPPGRGILHQVNIEHIATVVRSEEAAAKVVAFPDTMVGTDSHSTMVNGLGVLGWGVGGIEAEAAMMGLPLVTPLRRVVGVKLTGKLAAGVTATDLVLTLTQRLRAAGVVDAMVEFFGPALASLPVADRATIANMAPEYGSTCALFPIDAATTAYLALTGRSAEQVALVEAYARFQGLWRDAGSVDPAYSDLVALDLSEVQPCVAGPGKPHQKVLLQDVAAQFDAHSMRPSDVKLANGAVVIAAITSCTNTSNPAVMIAAGLLARNAARRGLRSRPWVKTSLTPGSRVVGEYLEAAGLMAPLAELGFHIAGFGCGTCGGNSGPLAPAVEAAIRDQQLHVCSVLSGNRNFEARIHLQVRGNYLMSPPLVVAYAIAGHMGLDLTRDPIGVDSDGQDVHLADIWPSAEEVEQMVVRHVGPAAFAAGYADIFQGDKSWEQLDAPKGELFPWDDGSTYIRRPPYLDLRRATGSETPTGIHGARALLMLGDSITTDHISPAGAIASGSPAAAYLQSRGVTPLDFNSYGSRRSNHEVMVRGTFANTRLRNELVPGHEGGVTRHASQADPLSVYQAAERYAADNVPVVVLAGRDYGAGSSRDWAAKGTRLLGVQAVVAETFERIHRANLANLGVLPLQFVQGQSRTTLGLDGSETFDIDTSPVRPGATVTVRATRASGEVVEFPTRCRLDTASEVEVWRGGGMMPFVLDRLLHQEATA; encoded by the coding sequence ATGACAGCAGCCACGACCCGCCCGCCCACCTCGTTTCTCCGACCGGTTCCGGTGCCTGGGCAGCAGGTCGTGCAGGGCTATAGCCTGGCCGCCGCAGCGCCCGGTGTGGCGCTCGATCGCTTGCCCTATTGCGTGCGCGTCCTGGCGGAGAACGTGCTTCGCCACATCGGCCAGAACGGCCTCACCAGCGACGACCTGATGGCCTTGCTGGCGTGGAAACCGGACCAGGCCGAGCCGATCGAAGTGCCGTTCCATCCCGGGCGGGTCCTGATGCAGGACTACACCGGCATTCCCGCGCTGGTCGACCTCGCGACCCTGCGCAATGGCATGCAGGACGCCGGCGGCAGCCCGCGCAGCGTCAACCCGCAGATCCCCGTCGACCTGGTGATCGACCACTCGATGGTGGTCGACGTGGCCGGCCGCCCGGATGCGCTGTTGCGGAACATGGAGCTCGAGTTCTCGCGCAATTCCGAGCGCTTCGCCCTGGCCAAGTGGGCCCAGCGCACTTTCGACAACGTGCGGGTCGTGCCGCCCGGGCGCGGCATCCTGCACCAGGTCAACATCGAACACATCGCGACGGTCGTGCGCAGTGAGGAAGCTGCAGCCAAGGTCGTCGCCTTCCCGGACACGATGGTCGGCACCGACAGCCACAGCACCATGGTCAACGGCCTGGGCGTGCTGGGCTGGGGCGTAGGCGGCATCGAAGCCGAGGCCGCCATGATGGGGCTGCCGCTGGTGACGCCGCTGCGCCGCGTCGTCGGCGTGAAGCTCACTGGCAAGCTCGCCGCCGGCGTCACGGCGACCGACCTGGTGCTGACGCTCACGCAGCGACTTCGCGCCGCCGGCGTGGTCGACGCCATGGTCGAATTCTTCGGCCCTGCCCTCGCCTCGCTGCCGGTGGCCGACCGGGCCACGATCGCGAACATGGCGCCCGAGTACGGCTCCACTTGCGCGCTGTTCCCGATCGACGCCGCGACGACGGCCTACCTGGCGCTCACGGGCCGCAGCGCGGAGCAAGTCGCGCTCGTCGAAGCCTATGCGCGCTTCCAGGGCCTCTGGCGCGACGCCGGCAGTGTCGATCCGGCCTACTCGGACCTGGTGGCGCTGGACCTGTCGGAGGTCCAACCCTGCGTGGCCGGCCCGGGCAAGCCCCACCAGAAGGTCCTGCTGCAAGACGTCGCCGCGCAGTTCGACGCGCACTCGATGCGGCCCTCCGACGTGAAGCTGGCCAACGGCGCGGTGGTGATCGCCGCCATCACCAGCTGCACCAACACGTCCAACCCCGCCGTCATGATCGCGGCGGGGCTGCTGGCGCGCAACGCCGCGCGGCGCGGGCTGCGCAGCCGCCCCTGGGTCAAGACTTCGCTCACGCCCGGCTCGCGCGTTGTCGGCGAATATCTCGAGGCCGCGGGCCTGATGGCGCCGCTGGCCGAACTGGGCTTCCACATCGCCGGCTTCGGCTGCGGAACCTGTGGCGGCAACTCCGGTCCGCTGGCCCCGGCGGTCGAAGCCGCCATCCGCGACCAGCAGTTGCATGTCTGCTCCGTGCTTTCCGGCAACCGCAACTTCGAAGCCCGCATCCACCTGCAGGTGCGCGGCAACTACCTGATGTCGCCGCCGCTGGTGGTGGCCTACGCCATCGCGGGCCACATGGGTCTCGACCTCACGCGCGATCCCATCGGCGTCGACAGCGACGGCCAGGACGTCCATCTCGCGGACATCTGGCCGAGCGCCGAAGAGGTCGAGCAGATGGTCGTCCGGCACGTCGGCCCCGCCGCCTTCGCGGCCGGCTACGCGGATATCTTCCAGGGCGACAAGAGCTGGGAGCAGCTCGATGCCCCCAAGGGCGAACTGTTCCCCTGGGACGATGGCAGCACCTACATCCGCCGTCCGCCCTATCTCGACCTGCGGCGCGCCACCGGCAGCGAGACGCCGACCGGCATCCACGGCGCACGCGCATTGCTGATGCTTGGCGACAGCATTACCACCGACCACATCTCCCCAGCCGGCGCGATCGCAAGCGGCTCGCCCGCCGCGGCCTACCTGCAATCGCGCGGCGTGACGCCGCTGGACTTCAACTCCTATGGCTCGCGGCGCTCCAACCACGAAGTGATGGTGCGTGGCACCTTCGCCAACACGCGGCTGCGCAATGAACTCGTTCCGGGGCACGAAGGCGGCGTGACGCGCCACGCCTCGCAGGCCGATCCCCTCAGCGTGTACCAGGCAGCCGAACGCTATGCCGCCGACAACGTGCCGGTGGTGGTGCTGGCCGGGCGCGATTACGGCGCCGGCTCGTCCCGCGACTGGGCGGCGAAGGGCACGCGGCTGCTCGGCGTGCAGGCCGTGGTCGCCGAAACCTTCGAGCGCATCCATCGCGCGAACCTCGCCAACCTGGGCGTGCTGCCGCTGCAGTTCGTGCAAGGCCAAAGCCGCACGACGCTGGGCCTCGACGGCAGCGAGACCTTCGATATCGACACCTCGCCGGTGCGTCCCGGTGCCACCGTGACCGTCCGCGCGACGCGGGCCAGCGGCGAGGTCGTCGAGTTCCCGACCCGTTGCCGGCTCGATACCGCCAGCGAAGTCGAAGTCTGGCGAGGCGGCGGAATGATGCCCTTCGTCCTCGATCGTCTTCTCCACCAGGAGGCAACGGCATGA
- a CDS encoding YybH family protein codes for MNDAPTPIADVLHAYADCVLRKDVAGFAALYDADVQVFDAWDRWRMQGRAAMHAMATAWFQSLGEDRVQVTYAEVHGHAGAELAAVSALVTYTAVAADGKALRSMANRMSLVLRRQSEGWSVVHEHTSVPVGFASRQAIPMAKG; via the coding sequence ATGAACGACGCTCCTACCCCCATCGCCGACGTCCTGCACGCCTACGCCGACTGCGTCCTGCGCAAGGACGTCGCCGGCTTCGCGGCCCTTTACGATGCCGACGTCCAGGTGTTCGATGCCTGGGACCGCTGGCGCATGCAGGGCAGGGCGGCCATGCACGCCATGGCCACCGCCTGGTTCCAGTCCCTGGGTGAGGACCGGGTCCAGGTCACCTACGCGGAAGTCCACGGCCACGCCGGCGCCGAGCTGGCAGCCGTGTCGGCCCTGGTCACCTACACCGCAGTCGCCGCCGACGGCAAGGCCCTGCGCTCGATGGCGAACCGCATGAGCCTGGTGCTGCGACGGCAATCGGAGGGCTGGAGCGTCGTGCACGAACACACGTCGGTGCCGGTCGGCTTCGCGTCGCGGCAGGCCATTCCCATGGCGAAGGGCTGA
- a CDS encoding B12-binding domain-containing radical SAM protein, with the protein MNNVSSIRAPRRHLRICLLNPTHTAIGSRIPSDHLPPLGLLAVGGPLLDDGFAVRLVDADRAGLDARQTLVAVLAEPVDVVMMGHSGSSSAHRTVLNLALRLKRLHPRLIIVCGGVHPTYHWQETLAQCKAIDFVVRGEGERTTRDLLRLLDAGADWRQLPGIAWREADGPAASAKATMLECLDDWRVGWELIAHENYSYWGGMRAVVVQFSRGCPYLCSYCGQRGFWTRWRHRDPARFAAELARLHREHGVQLINFADELPTGSRKAWRAFLEALIAQNVPLTLVGSTRAGDIVRDADILHLYKRAGVIRFLLGIESYSQATLAAIRKGATQSEDREAIRLLRQHGILSMASCVVGFDERSDADFLRTLRHLRDYDPDQIQTLYATPHRWTPFYGEVARRRVLEPDTRKWDYKHQVLETPGVPAWRVFAWVKFIEVAVQLRPKALWRTFFNRDPDQAHAMRWYTAIGRKVWFHELAEFLFRRRHFQAPPALEDLAGSSMADEEESMAVGRARGRVVRLVAQR; encoded by the coding sequence ATGAACAACGTCTCGTCGATCCGTGCTCCGCGCAGGCACTTGCGCATCTGCCTGCTCAATCCCACCCACACGGCCATCGGCAGCCGCATCCCCAGCGACCACTTGCCGCCGCTGGGGCTGCTGGCGGTCGGCGGGCCGCTGCTGGATGACGGCTTCGCCGTGCGGCTGGTCGATGCCGACCGCGCGGGGCTGGACGCACGGCAGACGCTCGTCGCCGTCCTGGCGGAGCCGGTGGACGTGGTGATGATGGGCCACTCGGGTTCGTCCTCGGCGCATCGGACCGTGTTGAACCTGGCGCTGCGGCTGAAGCGCCTGCATCCGCGCCTGATCATCGTCTGTGGCGGCGTTCATCCGACCTACCACTGGCAGGAGACGCTGGCGCAGTGCAAGGCCATCGACTTCGTCGTGCGCGGGGAAGGCGAGCGCACCACGCGCGACCTGCTGCGCCTGCTGGACGCGGGCGCCGACTGGCGGCAGCTGCCCGGCATCGCCTGGCGCGAGGCCGATGGTCCGGCGGCCAGCGCCAAGGCGACCATGCTGGAATGCCTGGACGACTGGCGCGTCGGCTGGGAACTGATCGCGCATGAAAACTACTCGTACTGGGGCGGCATGCGGGCCGTGGTGGTGCAGTTCTCGCGCGGGTGCCCCTACCTGTGCAGCTACTGCGGCCAGCGCGGTTTCTGGACGCGCTGGCGGCATCGCGACCCGGCGCGCTTCGCGGCGGAACTGGCGCGGCTGCATCGCGAACATGGCGTGCAGTTGATCAACTTCGCCGACGAACTGCCCACGGGTTCGCGCAAGGCCTGGCGGGCTTTCCTGGAAGCACTGATCGCGCAGAACGTGCCGCTCACGCTGGTCGGGTCGACGCGCGCGGGTGACATCGTCCGCGACGCCGACATCCTGCACCTGTACAAGCGCGCCGGCGTCATCCGCTTCCTGCTTGGCATCGAGAGCTATTCACAAGCCACGCTGGCCGCCATCCGCAAAGGGGCGACGCAAAGCGAGGACCGCGAAGCGATCCGGCTGCTGCGCCAGCACGGCATCCTGTCCATGGCCAGTTGCGTGGTGGGCTTCGACGAGCGCAGCGACGCCGACTTCCTGCGCACGCTGCGGCACCTGCGGGACTACGACCCCGACCAGATCCAGACCCTCTATGCCACGCCGCACCGGTGGACGCCCTTCTACGGCGAGGTGGCGCGGCGGCGCGTGCTGGAGCCGGACACGCGCAAGTGGGACTACAAGCACCAGGTCCTCGAGACGCCCGGCGTGCCGGCGTGGCGCGTGTTCGCCTGGGTGAAGTTCATCGAGGTCGCCGTGCAGCTGCGGCCCAAGGCCTTGTGGCGCACCTTCTTCAACCGCGACCCCGACCAGGCGCATGCCATGCGCTGGTACACGGCCATCGGGCGGAAGGTGTGGTTCCACGAGCTGGCCGAGTTCCTGTTCCGCCGGCGGCACTTCCAGGCCCCGCCCGCGCTGGAAGATCTTGCGGGGAGCTCGATGGCCGATGAGGAGGAGTCGATGGCGGTGGGGCGGGCGCGCGGGCGGGTTGTGCGGCTCGTCGCGCAGCGCTAG
- a CDS encoding peptidyl-alpha-hydroxyglycine alpha-amidating lyase family protein yields the protein MIRWLFALLFFVSAAACAQSSVPAISFDSVPNPLKLPKDVYLGEVAGVAVNSKGHIFVFSRGNTTGPAYAAAAAQLLEFDASGKYLREIGHNLYGWSFAHAVRVDKEDNIWVTDKGSDVVVKFDPQGRVAMVFGRKQEASDEETGPVKHPKPPAPPEIGRFRQVTDVTWDPAGNAYISDGYINSRVAKVGSDGRWLKSFGEPGHGPGQFVQPHSIAADAQGNIYVADRGNRRIQVMDGEGKFLREIRIDVPFDPRIQPMLGAVPNVEKMEADGANLTQTPGAPWALCITPGPHQVLYASDAYPGRIYKLSLDGKVLGVLGEAGKQLKQFGWIHEIACPSENVLYVAELLNWRVQKLVLHP from the coding sequence ATGATCCGTTGGTTGTTCGCGCTGCTGTTCTTCGTTTCCGCGGCCGCGTGCGCGCAAAGCTCCGTGCCGGCGATCAGCTTCGATTCGGTGCCGAATCCGCTGAAACTGCCCAAGGACGTCTACCTGGGTGAAGTCGCCGGCGTCGCAGTGAATTCGAAGGGACACATCTTCGTCTTCTCGCGCGGCAACACCACCGGCCCGGCCTACGCCGCCGCGGCGGCGCAACTGCTCGAATTCGACGCCAGCGGCAAGTACCTGCGCGAGATCGGCCACAACCTCTATGGCTGGTCGTTCGCGCATGCCGTGCGGGTCGACAAGGAGGACAACATCTGGGTCACCGACAAGGGCTCGGACGTCGTCGTCAAGTTCGATCCGCAAGGGCGCGTCGCGATGGTGTTCGGGCGCAAGCAGGAAGCCTCCGACGAAGAGACGGGACCCGTCAAGCACCCGAAGCCGCCGGCCCCGCCGGAAATCGGCCGCTTCCGGCAGGTCACCGACGTCACCTGGGATCCCGCGGGCAATGCCTACATCAGCGACGGCTACATCAACTCGCGGGTGGCGAAAGTCGGCAGCGACGGGCGCTGGCTCAAGTCCTTCGGCGAGCCGGGCCACGGGCCGGGGCAGTTCGTGCAGCCGCACAGCATCGCGGCCGACGCGCAGGGCAACATCTACGTGGCCGATCGCGGCAACCGCCGCATCCAGGTGATGGACGGCGAAGGCAAGTTCCTGCGCGAGATCAGGATCGACGTGCCCTTCGACCCGCGCATCCAGCCGATGCTGGGCGCGGTGCCGAACGTCGAGAAGATGGAAGCGGATGGCGCGAACCTCACGCAGACGCCGGGCGCGCCGTGGGCGCTGTGCATCACGCCGGGGCCGCACCAGGTGCTGTATGCGTCGGACGCTTATCCCGGCCGCATCTACAAGCTGTCGCTCGATGGCAAGGTGCTGGGCGTGCTCGGCGAAGCGGGCAAGCAGCTGAAGCAGTTCGGCTGGATCCACGAAATCGCGTGCCCGTCGGAGAACGTGCTGTACGTCGCGGAGCTGCTGAACTGGCGGGTGCAGAAGCTGGTGCTGCACCCGTGA
- a CDS encoding GIY-YIG nuclease family protein → MTEAQALKALPPLADRIIEKAVDNMTRKLVAGYRNKRNARPNAKTIDLGAETKETLAAVSAESVVQVANRGQAWKELIQKSLSAGISSIGTIQFDGEFQVRAGQRPDDFDQRMPNTPGVYVVFDDSTGKPTYVGDSENMRKRWHAGHFNEYQQAERAGGERYKLADQFENGCTVKFIKMESKESAAALEAHLIRENFGEFEEGDDRLKNKREELLTEQGTRSNQEAKKLKDASGSTASLAKGAAGEAFKNVGYDVLERLANAAIKAVKDELVDVFGGGKAKMAARIQRFLDKILVVLRGVIEKPLQLLRGVVEFVVNALSKAIGQVLNMARNLFDLANGAWNLYRGAANMSREELVRKISETVIVSGSLVIWDALDQVMESNLAVLGPFAPYVSSAVAAIGFGLSSHALQGIVTRIIDAIVAFKQGFLESLENARASCEQLIRNAERELEMMADLRDYLASTIQVMDQMRRQTAVLSQHQAIQPLDIRALLPKRS, encoded by the coding sequence ATGACTGAAGCACAGGCGCTCAAGGCCCTGCCCCCGTTGGCGGACCGGATCATCGAAAAGGCGGTCGACAACATGACGCGCAAGCTGGTGGCGGGCTATCGCAACAAGCGAAACGCGAGGCCCAATGCCAAGACCATCGATCTTGGCGCCGAAACGAAGGAGACGCTCGCAGCGGTGTCCGCGGAGTCCGTGGTGCAGGTTGCCAACCGCGGCCAGGCCTGGAAGGAGTTGATCCAGAAGAGCCTGAGCGCAGGCATTTCGTCCATCGGCACCATCCAGTTCGACGGCGAGTTCCAGGTCCGCGCCGGCCAACGTCCCGACGATTTCGACCAGCGCATGCCGAACACTCCCGGCGTCTATGTCGTCTTCGACGACAGCACGGGGAAGCCCACCTATGTCGGCGACAGCGAGAACATGCGCAAGCGCTGGCACGCAGGGCATTTCAACGAGTACCAGCAGGCCGAGCGCGCGGGGGGTGAACGCTACAAGCTGGCGGACCAGTTCGAGAACGGCTGCACCGTCAAGTTCATCAAGATGGAGTCGAAGGAGTCGGCGGCTGCCCTGGAAGCGCACCTGATCCGCGAGAACTTCGGCGAGTTCGAGGAGGGCGACGACCGGCTGAAGAACAAGCGGGAGGAACTGCTGACGGAGCAGGGAACCCGCAGCAACCAGGAGGCCAAGAAGCTCAAGGACGCCTCGGGGAGCACGGCATCGCTGGCCAAGGGAGCCGCCGGAGAGGCGTTCAAGAACGTCGGTTATGACGTGCTCGAACGCCTGGCCAACGCCGCCATCAAGGCGGTGAAGGACGAGCTCGTGGACGTCTTCGGCGGCGGGAAGGCGAAGATGGCTGCCCGCATCCAGCGTTTCCTCGACAAGATTCTCGTTGTCCTGCGCGGCGTCATCGAGAAGCCGCTGCAGCTGCTTCGGGGTGTAGTGGAGTTCGTGGTCAATGCGCTCTCCAAAGCCATCGGCCAGGTCCTGAACATGGCTCGCAACCTGTTCGACCTTGCCAACGGCGCGTGGAATCTCTATCGCGGCGCGGCCAACATGTCGCGCGAGGAACTCGTACGCAAGATCAGCGAAACGGTCATCGTCAGCGGCTCGCTCGTGATCTGGGATGCGCTGGACCAGGTGATGGAGAGCAACCTGGCGGTGCTCGGCCCCTTCGCCCCGTACGTTTCATCGGCGGTCGCGGCCATCGGCTTCGGGCTGTCCAGCCATGCGCTGCAAGGTATCGTGACCCGGATCATCGATGCGATCGTCGCGTTCAAGCAGGGCTTCCTGGAATCGCTCGAGAACGCACGCGCAAGCTGCGAGCAGCTCATTCGAAACGCGGAGCGGGAGCTGGAAATGATGGCCGACCTGCGCGACTACCTGGCGTCCACGATCCAGGTCATGGACCAGATGCGGCGGCAGACCGCCGTCCTGTCGCAGCACCAGGCGATCCAGCCGCTGGACATTCGCGCTCTTCTTCCCAAACGTTCCTGA
- a CDS encoding DoxX family protein, giving the protein MHAQTLPTTTPSSAGWSNVAVLVGRFIFVAMFAMALAMKLMDIRATAAYIGSAGFPAALVLAWLAALFEAALVVCLATGGWFRPAALAAAVYVVFLGFAFHGPSKWAANQMEFGFFVDHFTFLAGLLYAAAHGPGKLARRA; this is encoded by the coding sequence ATGCACGCCCAAACCCTCCCCACCACGACGCCGTCTTCCGCCGGCTGGTCCAACGTCGCCGTCCTCGTCGGCCGCTTCATCTTCGTGGCCATGTTCGCGATGGCGCTCGCCATGAAGCTCATGGACATCCGCGCCACCGCCGCCTACATCGGCAGCGCCGGCTTCCCCGCGGCGCTCGTGCTGGCCTGGCTGGCCGCCCTGTTCGAGGCTGCGCTGGTCGTGTGCCTGGCCACCGGTGGCTGGTTTCGGCCGGCGGCGCTGGCGGCGGCTGTGTACGTCGTGTTCCTCGGCTTCGCTTTCCATGGGCCGTCGAAGTGGGCGGCGAACCAGATGGAGTTCGGCTTCTTCGTCGACCACTTCACCTTCCTCGCCGGCCTGCTGTATGCGGCGGCGCATGGGCCGGGGAAGCTGGCGAGGCGCGCCTGA
- a CDS encoding rhodanese-like domain-containing protein yields MTLLAAGASVTASAQNLAAVAKACNAGADPAARGSTQAQINGVTTVSPREAKCLVDKLGSRLVIIQAMDDADRRLPNANALPDAGNLHLRGDGNAMVKEQYARLTGGDLKRPLLIYCHHASCPYSEIASKRAVMAGYENIFWMREGNEGWGKAGYAFGDGVVEARKPEATPASEIEACARFMREFPPEFVAKALAESDQDTASVERRLVPPFAESATKCLGKVKEKYAGNPSVQTVAQAFENRAFDDVARAIAKARAAVDADPSSFFMENLRKADADSLRDIVKAAHAVKTFKQTCGSFNIPIPSDPDGFNAAAAEFNQYVGCFNANSAPRSDGIVDWLYYGKAYQDNVGVGRYACSRWGRPNCIPDAAWQPLAAVLTPANKELVFNASDRRAAFTREREEIGAEMDGWRNRATAILERANRSESRSSGYSGGSGYAPPSYEPPQTTYRRPSNASAPGMR; encoded by the coding sequence GTGACCCTTCTTGCCGCCGGCGCGTCCGTGACTGCGTCCGCCCAGAACCTGGCCGCGGTCGCCAAGGCCTGCAATGCCGGCGCCGACCCCGCCGCCCGCGGCAGCACGCAGGCGCAGATCAATGGCGTGACGACCGTCTCCCCGCGCGAGGCGAAGTGCCTGGTCGACAAGCTCGGGAGCCGGCTGGTGATCATCCAGGCCATGGACGACGCCGACCGGCGCCTGCCCAATGCGAACGCGTTGCCTGATGCCGGCAACCTGCACCTGCGCGGCGACGGGAACGCCATGGTCAAGGAGCAGTACGCCAGGCTCACCGGCGGCGACCTGAAGCGACCGCTGCTGATCTACTGCCACCACGCCTCGTGCCCGTATTCCGAGATCGCGTCCAAGCGCGCGGTGATGGCAGGCTACGAGAACATCTTCTGGATGCGGGAGGGCAACGAAGGCTGGGGCAAGGCCGGATATGCCTTCGGCGATGGCGTCGTCGAGGCCCGCAAGCCCGAGGCGACGCCGGCCAGCGAGATCGAGGCATGCGCCCGCTTCATGCGCGAGTTCCCGCCGGAGTTCGTCGCCAAGGCCCTGGCGGAGTCGGACCAGGACACCGCCAGCGTCGAGCGGCGGCTGGTCCCCCCGTTCGCCGAAAGCGCGACGAAATGCCTGGGCAAGGTGAAGGAGAAGTACGCAGGCAATCCGTCGGTCCAGACGGTCGCGCAGGCATTCGAGAACCGGGCCTTCGACGACGTTGCGCGCGCCATCGCCAAGGCCCGGGCGGCGGTGGACGCCGACCCTTCGTCCTTCTTCATGGAGAACCTGCGCAAGGCGGACGCCGACAGCCTGCGGGACATCGTCAAGGCGGCGCATGCGGTGAAGACGTTCAAGCAGACCTGCGGCTCCTTCAACATCCCGATCCCCTCGGATCCCGATGGCTTCAATGCGGCGGCTGCGGAGTTCAACCAGTACGTGGGCTGCTTCAACGCGAACTCCGCACCCAGGTCGGATGGCATCGTCGACTGGCTCTATTACGGCAAGGCCTACCAGGACAACGTGGGCGTCGGTCGCTACGCCTGCTCGCGTTGGGGCAGACCCAATTGCATCCCGGACGCGGCCTGGCAGCCGCTGGCCGCCGTGCTGACCCCTGCCAACAAGGAATTGGTCTTCAACGCCAGCGACCGGCGGGCTGCCTTCACGCGCGAGCGCGAAGAGATCGGCGCGGAGATGGATGGCTGGAGGAATCGGGCCACGGCGATCCTCGAGCGAGCGAACCGGTCCGAGAGCCGGAGCAGCGGCTACAGCGGCGGCTCCGGCTACGCCCCTCCTTCGTACGAACCGCCGCAGACGACCTATCGCCGCCCGAGCAACGCGTCCGCGCCTGGCATGCGCTGA